From a single Saccharopolyspora phatthalungensis genomic region:
- a CDS encoding helix-turn-helix domain-containing protein, translating to MVFRAVRKAAGLSQQRFAELIGITQQMISLVERGERNLRDVLHVAQLATALRIPPHLLGFGTESGNLDPNREVSRVERRDFLSIVLGITMSSTLQPDIARLSEMLPAHTDSVRRRRIGVADAEAIENMADWLRQTGKAQGGGVIHSSALAQLQAVRSFDDALCTEEVRARVDLAIGYLAWIAGQATWDMQGLDQAEQLWLFALNRAKRAEQLPRSTDLTTVVLNEAAFQTLREPRDRSSQARSALRLVEHGFNVANTNLHGASASMRAELYSSRALCHAQLGNADRCHDSLNMEGETFATIHPDTVPPWARHITEAEIAARRAYAMGLLARNQPAFVPIAIEQLDAVVNDPNLTYASTRAFHLTNLSELYIRGGDLDVGMRIGQEAIAAISGLSSRQGRNRLQGIADAAEPYAAKSSDMAQLRTEVHAAVHDTQT from the coding sequence GTGGTTTTTCGGGCCGTGCGCAAGGCCGCAGGACTGTCCCAGCAACGGTTCGCCGAACTCATCGGCATCACCCAGCAGATGATCTCGCTGGTCGAACGAGGCGAGCGGAACCTGCGGGACGTACTCCATGTCGCACAACTCGCCACCGCCCTACGGATACCGCCTCATCTGTTGGGTTTTGGCACCGAATCTGGCAACCTGGACCCCAATAGGGAGGTGAGCCGAGTGGAACGCAGAGATTTCCTCTCAATCGTCCTCGGGATCACAATGAGCTCCACGCTCCAACCCGATATCGCCCGACTGAGTGAGATGCTACCCGCCCACACCGACTCCGTCCGACGACGCCGCATCGGCGTCGCCGATGCGGAGGCAATCGAGAACATGGCCGACTGGCTCCGCCAAACCGGCAAGGCACAAGGCGGCGGGGTGATCCATTCGTCCGCACTCGCACAGCTACAAGCGGTCCGTTCTTTCGACGACGCACTCTGCACCGAGGAAGTCCGGGCACGGGTCGATCTGGCGATCGGGTACCTGGCGTGGATCGCGGGCCAGGCAACTTGGGACATGCAAGGGCTCGATCAGGCCGAGCAGCTGTGGCTTTTCGCCCTCAACCGCGCCAAGCGCGCTGAACAACTCCCTCGCAGCACCGACCTGACGACCGTGGTGCTAAACGAAGCCGCATTCCAGACCCTGCGCGAGCCCCGCGACCGCAGCAGCCAGGCGCGCTCGGCGCTGCGCCTGGTCGAACACGGCTTCAACGTCGCGAACACCAACCTCCACGGCGCGAGTGCAAGCATGCGCGCCGAGCTCTACTCCAGTCGGGCTCTCTGCCACGCTCAGCTCGGCAACGCTGACCGGTGTCACGACTCGTTGAACATGGAGGGCGAGACGTTCGCGACGATCCATCCGGACACCGTGCCGCCCTGGGCCCGCCACATCACCGAAGCCGAAATCGCCGCGCGCCGGGCGTACGCGATGGGCCTGCTGGCCCGCAACCAACCCGCGTTCGTCCCGATAGCGATCGAACAGCTAGACGCCGTCGTCAACGACCCCAACCTCACCTACGCTTCAACGCGAGCGTTCCACCTGACAAACCTGTCCGAGCTCTACATCCGCGGCGGAGACCTCGACGTCGGCATGCGGATCGGCCAGGAAGCGATCGCGGCGATCAGCGGGCTTTCGTCACGCCAGGGCCGGAACCGTTTGCAGGGCATCGCCGACGCCGCCGAGCCGTACGCCGCGAAGTCATCCGACATGGCGCAACTGCGCACGGAAGTTCACGCCGCCGTCCACGACACCCAGACATAA